In Acaryochloris marina S15, a single genomic region encodes these proteins:
- a CDS encoding GAF domain-containing protein yields the protein MIIPETEPPRIPSSSKQPTIEPLNVEDSTLTPQTETQLKMQLQQAILLGEVTNEIRQSLDTTTIFQIAVDKVQTLLQVDRVAIFQFDPATNYKQGVFVAEQVIPVYYSAVAARVQDDSFGENYATKYQLGRVFAVADVYDAGLSDCHLQIYERFQVRATLVVPLLQGEKLWGLLCIHQCSRPRAWKSVEIDFIKKLADQLSVALKQAELHEQALEKSQQLQNALNQVEAQKEREIWLAQYERNITQIIQNIHQNLDIEDIFKATTRDIRQFLKCDRVAVYTYSPEETGELFLESSNAHLTLLAEGKGASLWLDVYLNAAPDNARDCIPLVTDIDQQHHAQGHLVFLAQFQIRAYMLVPVFIGDRFWGLLVTCQQTSHQWDDIEQSLLRRVGDQLGVALQQAELMHQLQMSKDKAESANRAKSAFLANMSHELRTPLNAILGFSQLLNRDQNLTPKQKQTLTSINRSGSHLLNLINDVLEMSKIEAGRVSLNVKNCDLMNLLDSIQEMFLLKVESKGLTLMVDKALDLPPYIRTDESRLRQVLINVLTNALKFTEQGSVALKVYTQKLLSPDLIPTLDDAPVAEENQPNIYLCIDVEDTGVGISESEMGNLFETFTQASAGRNSSEGAGLGLAICQHCIELMGGNILIDSKEEQGTTVQIQVPVMATQAKSVDHLDVPMVLSLAPGHPHIRMLVVEDNPENAQIVIDLMTSVGFEVQSVVNGQQAVACWQTWHPHVILMDWQMPIMNGYDATQTIRTLEHQTVSDSNTEVSPDTITGSSVKSPLNNTIIIALTASVFEDTKQECYEAGCDDFLRKPYQQSVLFEVLAQHLNIQYLYDECPQDINTLHTSSSQNMNQGNIEYQLSQLPKQWLVKLHQAAIELDEEQMSQQFVEITSDYPYLATHLTKLFQNLQFDQIVNLAQAALQIKNH from the coding sequence ATGATTATTCCTGAAACTGAACCTCCTCGTATACCTAGCTCTTCTAAACAACCGACGATAGAACCATTGAATGTAGAAGATAGTACACTTACGCCTCAAACTGAAACCCAACTCAAAATGCAATTACAGCAAGCTATTTTGTTGGGAGAAGTCACAAATGAGATTCGACAAAGTCTTGATACAACTACAATTTTTCAAATCGCGGTCGATAAAGTTCAGACCTTATTGCAAGTCGATCGAGTCGCTATCTTTCAATTCGATCCTGCCACAAATTATAAACAGGGTGTTTTTGTAGCCGAACAAGTTATTCCTGTCTATTACTCTGCCGTAGCTGCCCGAGTCCAAGATGATAGTTTTGGCGAAAATTATGCGACTAAATATCAGTTGGGGCGGGTATTTGCAGTCGCCGATGTCTATGATGCAGGGCTCAGTGACTGTCATCTCCAGATATATGAACGCTTTCAGGTCCGAGCGACGTTAGTTGTACCTCTGCTTCAAGGAGAAAAATTATGGGGGCTGTTGTGTATTCATCAATGTTCGCGACCCCGGGCATGGAAATCAGTAGAAATTGATTTCATTAAAAAGTTAGCGGATCAGCTCAGTGTGGCCCTTAAGCAAGCGGAGTTACATGAGCAAGCCCTAGAAAAATCCCAGCAGCTACAAAACGCCCTTAATCAAGTAGAGGCTCAAAAAGAGCGAGAAATATGGCTCGCCCAGTATGAGCGCAATATCACCCAAATTATTCAAAATATTCACCAAAATCTAGATATTGAGGATATTTTTAAGGCTACGACCCGTGATATTCGGCAGTTTCTAAAATGCGATCGCGTTGCTGTCTACACCTATTCCCCTGAAGAGACGGGGGAATTATTTTTAGAATCGTCCAATGCTCACCTAACACTCTTAGCCGAGGGCAAGGGGGCTAGCCTCTGGCTAGACGTCTACTTAAACGCAGCCCCAGACAATGCCAGAGACTGTATCCCTTTAGTGACTGATATTGATCAGCAACACCACGCCCAAGGACACTTAGTCTTCCTTGCACAATTCCAGATTCGTGCATATATGCTCGTTCCCGTCTTTATTGGTGACCGATTTTGGGGCTTGTTAGTCACTTGCCAGCAAACGTCACACCAATGGGACGACATTGAACAGAGTCTTCTGCGACGAGTTGGCGATCAATTAGGTGTGGCCTTGCAACAAGCAGAATTAATGCATCAACTCCAAATGTCCAAGGATAAGGCAGAATCAGCGAATCGGGCCAAAAGTGCTTTTTTAGCCAATATGAGTCATGAATTACGGACTCCCCTCAATGCCATCTTGGGATTTAGCCAGCTTCTCAATCGAGATCAAAATTTAACTCCCAAGCAAAAACAAACCCTTACCTCAATTAATCGCAGTGGTTCTCATTTATTGAATCTCATTAACGATGTTTTGGAAATGTCCAAAATTGAGGCAGGGCGGGTCTCACTCAACGTCAAGAACTGTGACTTGATGAATTTATTGGATTCTATCCAAGAAATGTTTTTGCTCAAGGTGGAATCGAAGGGGTTGACGTTAATGGTTGATAAAGCCCTGGATTTGCCACCTTATATTCGTACCGATGAAAGTCGACTGCGGCAAGTCTTGATCAATGTATTAACAAATGCCCTCAAGTTCACTGAACAAGGGAGTGTTGCTCTTAAGGTATATACCCAAAAGTTACTATCCCCCGATTTAATTCCCACCCTTGACGATGCCCCCGTGGCCGAAGAAAATCAACCCAATATCTATCTCTGCATTGATGTGGAAGATACGGGGGTCGGTATTTCTGAATCTGAAATGGGCAATCTGTTTGAAACATTTACCCAAGCTTCAGCTGGGCGAAATTCTTCAGAAGGAGCCGGGCTAGGCTTAGCCATTTGCCAACATTGTATTGAGCTGATGGGCGGCAACATCCTCATTGATAGCAAGGAGGAACAAGGAACTACGGTCCAGATCCAGGTGCCTGTAATGGCAACCCAGGCTAAATCGGTGGATCACTTAGATGTCCCCATGGTGCTGAGTCTAGCGCCAGGACACCCTCACATTCGTATGCTCGTCGTAGAAGACAATCCAGAAAATGCCCAGATTGTGATTGATTTAATGACCTCTGTCGGGTTTGAAGTGCAATCAGTGGTAAATGGTCAACAAGCCGTTGCCTGCTGGCAAACTTGGCATCCCCATGTCATTTTGATGGATTGGCAGATGCCCATTATGAATGGATATGACGCAACGCAAACCATTCGCACTTTAGAACATCAAACCGTATCTGATAGCAATACCGAGGTCTCTCCAGATACCATCACCGGCTCATCGGTAAAATCTCCCCTCAACAACACGATTATCATTGCCCTCACTGCCAGTGTTTTTGAAGATACAAAACAGGAATGTTATGAAGCGGGCTGTGATGATTTTCTGCGAAAGCCTTACCAACAAAGTGTTCTTTTTGAAGTACTCGCTCAGCATCTAAATATTCAATATCTATATGATGAATGCCCTCAAGATATCAATACTTTACATACCTCTAGTTCTCAGAATATGAACCAGGGAAATATTGAGTATCAATTATCCCAACTCCCCAAACAGTGGTTAGTTAAACTCCACCAAGCAGCCATTGAACTAGATGAAGAGCAAATGAGTCAGCAGTTTGTAGAGATTACATCTGACTATCCTTACTTAGCCACACATTTAACGAAATTATTCCAAAATCTGCAGTTCGATCAAATCGTAAACCTAGCTCAAGCAGCTCTTCAAATCAAAAATCACTAA
- a CDS encoding response regulator transcription factor: MRLLLVEDDYPLAAVFAEALEDSGYIVDVVHDGEAGWYQATESEYGIILLDCMLPKLDGLGLCQRLRAHGYTIPILMMTARDASTDKVLGLDAGADDYLVKPVDLPELLARIRAVLRRGKATPSPLLYWGELCLHPLNHEVTYASQPVKLTPTEFSLLELFLRSGLRVLSRKIIISHLWDLEDPPGEETVKAHIKGLRQKLTEAGAPKTFIETIRGVGYRMQPIQ; this comes from the coding sequence ATGAGACTTTTACTAGTAGAAGATGACTATCCATTGGCAGCCGTTTTTGCCGAGGCCCTGGAAGATTCTGGCTATATCGTCGATGTCGTCCATGATGGAGAAGCCGGTTGGTATCAAGCAACGGAATCAGAATATGGCATTATCCTGCTCGATTGCATGCTGCCAAAACTCGATGGCTTGGGGCTATGCCAGCGGTTACGTGCCCATGGCTACACCATCCCTATCTTGATGATGACAGCCCGAGATGCCAGTACCGATAAAGTTTTGGGTTTAGACGCAGGAGCTGACGACTATCTCGTTAAACCCGTTGATTTACCAGAGTTGTTGGCTCGGATTCGTGCCGTCCTGAGGCGCGGAAAAGCAACGCCTTCCCCCTTGTTATATTGGGGCGAGCTTTGTTTGCATCCCTTAAACCATGAAGTAACCTATGCCAGTCAACCCGTTAAGTTAACCCCCACGGAATTTTCGCTGCTAGAACTATTTTTGCGCAGTGGCTTGCGGGTACTCAGTCGCAAAATTATTATCAGTCATCTTTGGGATTTAGAAGATCCCCCTGGCGAAGAAACCGTCAAAGCCCATATCAAAGGGTTACGGCAAAAACTAACCGAAGCTGGCGCACCCAAGACGTTCATCGAAACAATTCGGGGCGTTGGCTACCGGATGCAGCCGATTCAGTAA
- a CDS encoding alpha/beta hydrolase — MSSTTSQINSNWWNCLFGSCAAVLLSALPSGAAEQVVFKYGPIARSVPVSSLRQLADTGRAPADLKVYLELAEQEPQKVSEILTRPFTVSSTQLDQLLNTPFGDAMLDEAGEIMSPPSKRASRQAIRSALVLDASRDGEITILDTLESYPTSTVEVDGERLMEAYQKYGPMIAKGKQFAPAIGAASPLLKEAAPLLEDAGPLLKEAGPILKQAQPYIQQSGILDILSDTIRSFME; from the coding sequence ATGAGTTCAACAACATCACAGATCAACAGCAATTGGTGGAACTGTTTATTCGGAAGTTGTGCGGCTGTGCTGTTGAGCGCATTACCTTCTGGAGCTGCAGAACAGGTTGTATTTAAATATGGCCCCATTGCCCGCTCGGTTCCCGTCAGTTCTCTACGTCAATTGGCTGATACGGGCCGTGCCCCCGCCGATCTAAAAGTGTATTTAGAGTTAGCAGAACAAGAGCCACAAAAAGTGAGTGAAATCCTCACCCGCCCCTTCACAGTTAGTTCTACTCAGCTTGATCAATTACTCAATACCCCCTTCGGCGATGCCATGCTGGATGAAGCCGGGGAAATCATGTCTCCTCCTTCAAAGCGAGCGAGTCGTCAGGCTATTCGCTCTGCACTGGTTTTAGACGCTAGCCGAGATGGGGAAATTACCATCCTCGATACCCTTGAGAGCTATCCCACTAGCACCGTTGAGGTAGATGGTGAGCGGTTGATGGAAGCCTACCAAAAATATGGCCCTATGATTGCCAAGGGTAAGCAATTTGCTCCTGCCATCGGTGCAGCTAGTCCCTTGCTAAAAGAAGCTGCTCCTCTATTAGAAGATGCAGGTCCCCTCTTAAAAGAAGCGGGTCCTATCTTAAAACAAGCTCAACCCTATATTCAGCAATCTGGAATCCTCGATATTCTCTCAGATACCATTCGCTCCTTCATGGAATAA
- the gshA gene encoding glutamate--cysteine ligase: MVLSKGFEVELYTGKPSGEIVGLSDRIVADLDGFVREPDSRNVEYTTAPAHHYDPLLCDLLKPRLQLRQYLQSLGDYTLIPGSTLALGDHENFYRSDPKNPYHSYIEQTYGTSVVTASIHINIGIPDIEQLFRACRLVRMEAPLFLALSASSPFLGNQVTGHHSSRWAVFPKTPAQVPLFTSHQHFIDWTESQLLQGTMQNVRHLWSSVRPNGNRRPYDLNRLEMRICDLVTHPIHLLAITALLEARILQLLDDPQLDPLIGSNFRTDPEHLCALADANEIAAATHSLDAELTHWQDGRKILARDWIEELYTEAWPTAKQSGFSCFLTPIREILDQGNEAQQWLRQYCQGQSIQSVMQDAIANMSQTEIDLRNKLCEPVAV, encoded by the coding sequence ATGGTGCTTTCTAAAGGGTTCGAGGTAGAACTGTATACGGGAAAACCCTCAGGTGAGATTGTTGGTCTCTCCGATCGGATTGTTGCCGATTTAGATGGGTTTGTTCGAGAACCTGACAGTCGTAACGTGGAGTATACGACTGCCCCAGCTCATCATTACGATCCCCTTCTTTGTGATCTACTCAAACCCCGCCTCCAGCTTCGCCAATATTTGCAAAGCTTGGGCGACTACACTCTGATTCCGGGCAGTACCCTAGCCCTTGGAGATCATGAGAATTTTTACCGGTCTGATCCCAAGAACCCTTACCATTCCTATATTGAGCAGACCTACGGTACGAGCGTTGTGACCGCCAGTATTCATATCAATATTGGCATTCCCGACATCGAGCAGCTTTTCCGGGCTTGCCGCCTTGTTCGGATGGAGGCTCCGCTGTTTTTGGCCTTGAGTGCCTCTTCTCCCTTTTTAGGAAATCAAGTGACGGGACATCATTCTTCCCGTTGGGCGGTCTTCCCTAAAACCCCTGCTCAGGTGCCTCTATTTACCAGTCACCAGCATTTTATTGATTGGACCGAGTCACAATTGCTACAAGGCACGATGCAGAATGTACGTCATCTGTGGAGTTCTGTGCGCCCCAACGGCAATCGTCGTCCCTATGATTTGAATCGCCTGGAGATGAGAATTTGTGATCTCGTCACTCATCCCATTCATTTGTTAGCCATTACAGCGCTGCTAGAAGCTCGAATCCTCCAGCTGCTAGATGATCCCCAGCTTGATCCTTTAATCGGTAGCAACTTCAGGACAGATCCTGAACATCTATGTGCCCTGGCAGATGCCAATGAAATCGCTGCTGCGACCCATAGCTTGGATGCTGAATTGACCCATTGGCAAGATGGCCGCAAAATTCTGGCTCGGGACTGGATTGAAGAGTTGTATACCGAAGCTTGGCCGACGGCAAAACAATCGGGATTTAGCTGTTTCCTGACTCCAATTCGCGAAATTTTGGATCAAGGGAATGAAGCTCAACAGTGGTTGAGACAGTATTGCCAGGGGCAGTCGATTCAGTCTGTGATGCAGGATGCGATCGCAAATATGTCTCAAACAGAGATTGATCTGCGCAACAAATTATGTGAGCCTGTAGCGGTATAG
- the hisA gene encoding 1-(5-phosphoribosyl)-5-[(5-phosphoribosylamino)methylideneamino]imidazole-4-carboxamide isomerase — MDVIPAIDLLEGRCVRLYQGDYDQSQVFSENPVEVAKAWEAQGAQWLHLVDLDGAKTGQPVNLDTIAAVVEALEIPVQVGGGLRDRNRVTQLLNLGVKRGILGTIAIEKPDLVQELCQEFPDQIVVGIDAREGRVATRGWLETSEILAVDLAKRMVTAGAAAIIYTDIQRDGTLQGPNIPMLREMAEAITIPVIASGGVSSITDLLNLLALEAIGVTGAIVGKALYTEDIALSEALRAVGPGRWQDVPPDLGSSALA; from the coding sequence ATGGATGTTATCCCTGCTATTGACTTGTTAGAGGGTCGGTGTGTTCGTCTGTATCAAGGGGACTACGACCAATCCCAAGTATTTTCGGAGAACCCAGTTGAAGTTGCCAAAGCTTGGGAAGCTCAGGGCGCCCAATGGCTGCATTTGGTGGATTTGGATGGTGCGAAGACCGGGCAGCCCGTGAATTTAGACACCATTGCAGCGGTGGTGGAGGCCTTGGAGATTCCGGTACAAGTGGGGGGAGGCTTGCGCGATCGCAACCGTGTCACCCAACTTCTAAATTTAGGTGTAAAAAGAGGTATTTTAGGTACGATAGCCATTGAGAAACCTGATCTAGTTCAGGAGCTATGCCAAGAATTCCCTGATCAAATTGTGGTGGGTATTGATGCCCGAGAAGGCCGAGTCGCCACCCGAGGCTGGTTAGAAACGTCTGAGATTCTGGCGGTAGACTTGGCCAAACGCATGGTGACGGCGGGTGCGGCTGCGATTATTTATACCGATATTCAGCGGGACGGAACGCTTCAAGGTCCCAATATTCCGATGCTGCGAGAAATGGCTGAAGCGATTACGATTCCGGTGATTGCTTCCGGTGGGGTCAGCTCCATTACGGATCTGCTAAATTTGCTGGCGTTAGAAGCCATCGGGGTTACGGGCGCAATTGTAGGCAAAGCCTTATATACAGAAGATATCGCTTTATCTGAAGCCCTCCGGGCCGTTGGTCCTGGTCGCTGGCAGGATGTGCCTCCCGATTTAGGCTCTTCTGCGCTGGCCTAG
- a CDS encoding tRNA (cytidine(34)-2'-O)-methyltransferase: MLRVVLVYPEIPPNTGNIARTCAATQTELHLVEPLGFEISDRYLKRAGLDYWPFVNLQTHTSWDAFEQVRQQQGGRSISFSKSGTHSYLQFQFCENDWLIFGSESSGLPPDVLQDSFAVLRIPMANQQVRSLNLSVSAAVGLFEARRQLALMT, from the coding sequence ATGCTCCGGGTTGTCCTTGTTTATCCTGAGATCCCTCCCAATACAGGCAATATTGCTCGCACTTGTGCTGCAACACAAACTGAGCTGCATTTAGTTGAGCCTCTAGGATTTGAAATATCAGATCGCTATCTGAAGCGGGCAGGACTAGACTATTGGCCCTTTGTGAACCTTCAAACCCACACATCCTGGGACGCCTTTGAGCAGGTGCGGCAGCAACAAGGTGGGCGTTCCATTAGCTTCAGTAAATCTGGAACTCATAGCTACTTGCAATTTCAGTTTTGCGAGAATGATTGGCTGATCTTTGGCAGTGAATCCAGTGGTTTACCCCCAGATGTTTTGCAGGACAGCTTTGCCGTTCTTCGCATTCCTATGGCTAATCAACAGGTCAGAAGTTTGAATCTTTCGGTCAGTGCTGCTGTAGGGCTGTTTGAAGCTCGAAGACAGCTAGCGTTAATGACTTAA
- the fba gene encoding class II fructose-bisphosphate aldolase (catalyzes the reversible aldol condensation of dihydroxyacetonephosphate and glyceraldehyde 3-phosphate in the Calvin cycle, glycolysis, and/or gluconeogenesis): MALVPMRLLLDHAAENGYGIPAYNVNNMEQIISIMQAAEEADSPVILQASRGARSYAGEHFLRHLITAAVESYPHIPIAMHQDHGNSPTTCYSAMKNGFTSVMMDGSLEADAKTPASFEYNVDVTRNVVQVAHAIGVSVEGELGCLGSLETGQGDKEDGHGFEGTLSRDQLLTDPDEAVEFVEQTQVDALAVAIGTSHGAYKFSRKPTGEILAISRIEEIHSRLPNTHLVMHGSSSVPQEWIDMINANGGKIPETYGVPVEEIQKGIKSGVRKVNIDTDNRLAITAAIREAAFKDPSNFDPRHFLKPSIKYMKQVCLARYESFGTSGQASKIKQQPLDIFAVKYAKGELDATTKKTVTA, translated from the coding sequence ATGGCGCTCGTACCAATGCGTCTTTTGCTCGATCATGCCGCTGAAAACGGCTACGGCATTCCGGCATACAACGTAAATAACATGGAGCAAATCATCTCCATTATGCAAGCTGCAGAAGAGGCAGATAGCCCTGTCATCTTGCAAGCTTCTCGTGGTGCCCGTAGCTATGCGGGTGAGCACTTTCTCCGCCACTTAATTACAGCTGCGGTTGAGTCCTACCCTCATATTCCTATCGCCATGCACCAAGACCATGGTAATAGCCCTACCACATGCTATTCCGCCATGAAAAATGGGTTTACCAGCGTCATGATGGATGGCTCCTTGGAAGCAGATGCTAAAACCCCTGCCAGCTTTGAGTACAACGTTGATGTTACTCGTAACGTTGTGCAAGTCGCTCATGCCATCGGCGTCAGCGTTGAAGGTGAGCTGGGTTGCTTAGGTTCCTTGGAAACCGGTCAAGGCGACAAGGAAGATGGTCATGGTTTTGAAGGAACTCTCAGCCGCGACCAGCTACTCACTGACCCCGACGAAGCCGTTGAGTTTGTTGAGCAGACTCAAGTAGATGCCCTAGCCGTTGCCATTGGCACTAGCCACGGTGCTTATAAGTTTTCTCGTAAGCCCACCGGTGAAATCCTAGCCATTAGCCGCATTGAAGAAATTCACAGCCGCTTGCCCAACACTCACTTGGTGATGCACGGATCATCTTCTGTGCCTCAAGAGTGGATTGATATGATCAATGCAAACGGTGGCAAAATCCCTGAAACCTATGGTGTTCCTGTAGAGGAAATCCAAAAAGGAATCAAGAGCGGTGTTCGTAAGGTCAATATCGACACCGACAATCGTTTAGCCATTACAGCAGCTATTCGGGAAGCCGCATTCAAAGATCCTAGCAACTTTGACCCCCGTCATTTCCTGAAGCCTTCCATCAAGTACATGAAGCAAGTTTGCTTAGCTCGTTATGAGTCCTTTGGTACTTCTGGACAGGCAAGCAAGATTAAGCAACAGCCCCTAGACATTTTTGCTGTCAAATATGCCAAGGGTGAGTTGGATGCTACAACCAAGAAAACTGTAACTGCCTAA
- a CDS encoding ATP-binding protein: protein MKNSTANILIVDDNVDNLNVLAGMLAEQNYKVRRAINGAIALRAIKASIPDLILLDIILPDMTGYDICTQLKQHPTTRDIPVIFISSLNDTEDKVKAFAVGGVDYVSKPFEMAEVCARIRNQLEIQFAKAEIESLNAALEQRVQERTAELTAVTVTLEKQIQERQNAEQALRHSESRFRAMIENASDLILLLDPQGIVHYSSPSVERNLGYFPTDLNGQSLVNLLHPQDQSNVTQLLAEVLATPSKVAVPLEIRWQHQEGHWCTLEAIAQQFSDTTGFSGIVVNARDMTERQKMEAMQRALEQEQELSELKLRFFSMASHEFRTPLSVILMAAQILESSESQTLDTKQQRNIERIHTSAQYLKKMLADILDIARLEAQHREFNPRPVCVKTMCDRILDTQQTSHGGLPRIRCAYTGLSAETALDPDLFQSILNNLLANALKYSAPEQWVQVKLRQDLDQIELIIIDQGIGIPKANQPQLFEAFHRGDNVGEIEGSGLGLAIVKKCVDLHGGNLSFVSKTSGTTFTVRLPIHTNLHQADPLFRQTVA, encoded by the coding sequence ATGAAAAATAGCACTGCGAATATTTTGATTGTTGATGACAACGTGGACAACCTAAATGTCTTAGCTGGAATGTTGGCAGAACAAAACTATAAAGTCCGACGAGCCATTAATGGGGCAATTGCACTCAGAGCGATAAAAGCATCGATCCCTGATCTAATTTTGTTAGATATCATTTTGCCGGATATGACTGGATATGATATTTGCACCCAATTAAAACAACATCCGACCACTCGGGATATCCCAGTGATCTTTATTAGTTCTCTCAATGACACCGAGGATAAAGTTAAAGCATTTGCAGTGGGTGGCGTGGATTATGTCTCTAAACCCTTTGAGATGGCTGAGGTCTGCGCCCGGATCCGCAACCAGCTAGAAATTCAGTTTGCCAAGGCAGAAATAGAATCCCTCAATGCCGCTTTGGAGCAACGGGTGCAAGAACGGACCGCCGAACTGACCGCCGTTACCGTAACGTTAGAGAAGCAGATCCAGGAACGCCAAAACGCCGAACAAGCATTGCGACATAGTGAAAGTCGCTTTCGAGCCATGATTGAAAATGCGTCTGATCTGATCCTTTTACTCGATCCACAGGGAATCGTTCATTACTCTAGCCCCTCTGTAGAAAGGAATCTGGGATACTTCCCCACCGATTTGAATGGACAATCCCTCGTGAATTTACTCCATCCACAAGATCAGTCTAATGTGACTCAATTATTAGCAGAGGTACTAGCAACTCCAAGCAAAGTTGCCGTTCCTCTAGAAATCCGTTGGCAACATCAAGAGGGACACTGGTGTACTTTAGAAGCGATCGCCCAGCAGTTTTCTGATACCACCGGATTTTCTGGCATTGTGGTCAATGCCAGAGACATGACCGAGCGGCAGAAAATGGAAGCCATGCAACGCGCTTTAGAACAGGAACAAGAGTTAAGTGAGCTTAAACTCCGATTCTTTTCTATGGCTTCCCATGAATTTCGGACGCCTTTGAGTGTGATTCTGATGGCAGCTCAGATTCTAGAAAGTTCTGAATCCCAGACCCTAGACACCAAGCAACAACGGAATATTGAGCGCATCCATACGAGCGCTCAATATTTGAAAAAGATGTTGGCGGATATCTTGGATATTGCCCGGTTAGAAGCGCAACATAGGGAGTTCAATCCACGACCCGTTTGTGTGAAAACGATGTGCGATCGCATCCTGGATACTCAGCAAACCTCCCATGGAGGACTTCCCAGAATTCGATGTGCCTATACGGGGCTATCTGCTGAAACCGCCCTAGATCCTGATCTGTTCCAGTCCATCCTGAACAATTTGCTGGCAAACGCTCTCAAGTATTCAGCTCCAGAGCAGTGGGTGCAGGTCAAATTAAGGCAAGATTTAGACCAAATTGAATTAATCATCATCGATCAAGGCATTGGTATTCCCAAAGCCAATCAACCCCAATTATTTGAAGCCTTTCATCGGGGTGATAATGTCGGTGAGATCGAAGGATCGGGCTTGGGATTAGCTATCGTCAAAAAATGTGTTGATCTGCATGGCGGTAATCTTTCATTTGTAAGCAAGACTTCTGGCACCACGTTTACAGTACGATTGCCGATCCATACCAATCTGCACCAAGCTGATCCACTGTTCAGACAGACCGTAGCTTAA
- the mgtE gene encoding magnesium transporter: protein MLLEQGNLQGAKALLVPVQPADIAEAIEELPEAQQAIAFRLLSKNEAIEVYENLNSNVQQSLVEEFKRQDVLDIVDKMSPDDRARLFDELPAKVVSRLLGQLSPIERQATAFLLGYEAGTAGRIMTPEYVSLKENLNVFQALERIRSLARFTETVYYLYVVDIARHLTGIISLRDLVTAQPEQTIGEIMTRDVVSVSTDTDQEEVARTIQRYDFLAMPVVDREERLVGIVTVDDVIDIFEEETTEDIYRMGGVQSGGDDYFQTDLLTVARRRVVWLLVLLLTNTGTTAVIHSQEDMLKKVVALSSFIPLLIGTGGNVGAQSSTVVIRSLNVDQPQANHPLWVIQREASAGAILGLMLGAIVVIWAYFLQGSLAVAIAVGISLIAISILASVAGSALPFVFRAIGFDPALMSAPFITTAVDVLGVFIYFAVARFILERT from the coding sequence ATGCTGTTAGAGCAAGGGAATTTGCAAGGTGCTAAAGCTCTGCTCGTTCCGGTTCAGCCTGCAGACATTGCTGAAGCGATTGAAGAGTTACCCGAAGCCCAACAGGCTATTGCCTTTCGTCTTTTGTCCAAGAATGAAGCAATTGAGGTGTATGAGAACCTCAATTCCAATGTTCAGCAATCCCTAGTCGAAGAATTTAAGCGGCAAGACGTCTTAGACATTGTGGATAAGATGTCCCCAGATGATCGAGCCCGTCTGTTTGATGAGCTGCCAGCTAAGGTTGTGAGCCGTTTGCTGGGGCAGCTTAGCCCGATTGAACGGCAGGCTACCGCTTTTCTGTTGGGATATGAGGCAGGAACAGCGGGGCGGATTATGACGCCGGAGTATGTGTCCTTAAAAGAGAACTTAAATGTCTTTCAGGCATTGGAACGCATTCGGAGTCTAGCTCGGTTTACAGAAACGGTTTATTACCTGTATGTGGTGGATATTGCCCGCCACCTGACGGGAATTATTTCTTTGCGGGATTTGGTGACCGCCCAACCAGAGCAGACTATTGGTGAGATCATGACCCGAGATGTGGTGTCTGTGAGTACGGATACCGACCAGGAAGAGGTGGCCCGCACGATCCAACGCTATGATTTTCTAGCGATGCCGGTTGTCGATCGGGAAGAGCGCCTCGTCGGTATTGTCACCGTTGATGATGTTATCGATATTTTTGAAGAAGAAACTACTGAAGATATCTACCGCATGGGAGGGGTGCAATCTGGGGGAGATGATTATTTTCAGACGGATTTGCTCACGGTTGCCCGTAGACGGGTGGTGTGGCTATTGGTTTTGCTGTTGACGAACACAGGCACAACTGCAGTGATTCATAGCCAGGAAGATATGCTCAAGAAGGTTGTGGCTCTGTCTAGTTTTATCCCATTGTTAATCGGGACTGGAGGCAATGTAGGTGCCCAGTCTTCAACGGTGGTTATTCGCAGTCTGAATGTGGATCAGCCCCAGGCCAATCATCCGCTATGGGTGATTCAGCGGGAGGCCTCGGCGGGTGCCATTTTAGGCCTAATGTTGGGGGCTATTGTGGTGATTTGGGCCTATTTTCTACAGGGGAGTTTAGCGGTTGCGATCGCAGTCGGTATCAGTCTGATCGCCATCTCGATTTTGGCCTCCGTTGCCGGATCAGCTTTGCCCTTTGTATTTAGGGCGATTGGGTTTGACCCGGCCTTGATGTCAGCACCGTTTATTACCACCGCAGTAGACGTGTTGGGTGTGTTTATCTACTTTGCGGTGGCTCGGTTTATTTTGGAGAGAACTTAA